One stretch of Camelus bactrianus isolate YW-2024 breed Bactrian camel chromosome 19, ASM4877302v1, whole genome shotgun sequence DNA includes these proteins:
- the LOC141574106 gene encoding trafficking protein particle complex subunit 9-like isoform X2, translated as MSIPDYVQCAENDQILPVVVQAIGIISEENFFCIYKRISLVSQISPCGSHWALCIHYRHHYAPENGWGIFQTHSKVVGIVTIADCLSAKAFEKLHVQRSCMAPRLMTLSSLSLCCMGRYPSRSAPTLPSIYEDYRLVEKSIEDFTVSLFIMLKSKWLDRAPNKSGDKIPLLCTLFEKEDFMGLDTDSRGAY; from the exons atgagcatccctgactacgtgcagtgcgCTGAGAACGATCAgattctccccgtggtggtccaagccattgggatcatctcagaggagaatttcttttgcatctataagcgaatctccttggtgagccagatcagtcCCTGCGGCTCCcattgggcactctgtatccactacaggcaccactatgcaccCGAGAATGGGTGGGGAATCTTCCAGACCCACAGCAAGGTAGTGGGCATTGTCACCATTGCTGattgcctctcggccaaggccttcgagaagctccacgtgcagaggagctgtatggcaccacgcttaatgactctcagctctttgtctttgtgctgcatggggaggtaccCAAGCAGAAGCGCACCGACGTtgccttcaatctacgaggactacaggctggtggagaagagtatcgaggacttcactgtgtcactcttcatcatgctcaagtccaagtggctggatagggcccccaacaagtctggggataagatccccctcctctgcaccttgtttgagaaggaggacttcatgggattggacacagacagcag GGGCGCTTATTga
- the LOC141574106 gene encoding trafficking protein particle complex subunit 9-like isoform X1 → MSIPDYVQCAENDQILPVVVQAIGIISEENFFCIYKRISLVSQISPCGSHWALCIHYRHHYAPENGWGIFQTHSKVVGIVTIADCLSAKAFEKLHVQRSCMAPRLMTLSSLSLCCMGRYPSRSAPTLPSIYEDYRLVEKSIEDFTVSLFIMLKSKWLDRAPNKSGDKIPLLCTLFEKEDFMGLDTDSRCPHLQ, encoded by the coding sequence atgagcatccctgactacgtgcagtgcgCTGAGAACGATCAgattctccccgtggtggtccaagccattgggatcatctcagaggagaatttcttttgcatctataagcgaatctccttggtgagccagatcagtcCCTGCGGCTCCcattgggcactctgtatccactacaggcaccactatgcaccCGAGAATGGGTGGGGAATCTTCCAGACCCACAGCAAGGTAGTGGGCATTGTCACCATTGCTGattgcctctcggccaaggccttcgagaagctccacgtgcagaggagctgtatggcaccacgcttaatgactctcagctctttgtctttgtgctgcatggggaggtaccCAAGCAGAAGCGCACCGACGTtgccttcaatctacgaggactacaggctggtggagaagagtatcgaggacttcactgtgtcactcttcatcatgctcaagtccaagtggctggatagggcccccaacaagtctggggataagatccccctcctctgcaccttgtttgagaaggaggacttcatgggattggacacagacagcag